In Syngnathoides biaculeatus isolate LvHL_M chromosome 8, ASM1980259v1, whole genome shotgun sequence, the genomic stretch TCTTTGTTAGAACTCTCTTGCTTGCTGAGTTTTTGTAGTTGTTTGTCAAGTCTCATTGGGTTGCTAAAATCTTAAATACCAAGTATAACCACTAAAGGGCGGCATCACACCTGTCAAATCGTGCTTTTCCTCCTCATTTGACTTTACTCGCTGTCAAAGTTGAAAATTTCCCAATATTACTCgagtattgtgtgtgtgtgtgtgtttttttttataaaatgagTTTTAATAAATGACTTTAGTGTGTGAAAAAGGGAATGTGATATGATTGAAGTGACAAAAATGCTAttccttaatttaaaaaaatatctcaaactataataaaaatgtataatattgTACACCACTGATATAGCATTCATATAAAATCTTCAAATGAGTTTTGCAAGCAAAATTTAACATACAAGTACTGTTTTAGCCTTGCTATTAGATGGCTGCAGTATACTATATAAAGTCCCTGGCCGCAATGTTATACGCACAAGCAAATGTAACCCAATATTCTATGCAAAATTACAATTACAGTAATGTAGAAGTGCACTGTATCGTCCtgaaaattgtttctttttggaACTTGAACtctagacattttttttttttttggattggatGCCGTTAGCTTGCTTTTCTTGCACTTGGGTTTTGGGGGCAGAGGTCCGAGCAGGGTTGCAATGGTGtcttcgtcttcctcctccaggCCCAAATGAGGCACATGGAGGAAATTGCAGAATGATACAGACAAATAATTGTAGGCGCAACCTTTTGCGTTCGAGATATGCAGGCTCATAATTGAAGGTGGGGTCAAAGATTGATTGCTAAATGGAGAGCTGAGGCAAAAGGGCAAGCATGCAAGCAATCTCATTACTCTCAATATTGAGGACTCGGTCCAGCCTTTTAAGAAAGAGAACCACAACCTCTGATCTGGACGTACTGAAACACATTACAGTAGCTTTGCACTCAGCTGTGAACTGGAGCGAACGTTGAAACTGGACACTCTCTATTCTTGGACAGCACTCACAAATTCAGAACCgacttttggaaaatgaaaaaaaaaaagcaggtgacAAAGCCCTGGCAGCCCTGACTAACCTCAACTGGGACCAAGTTTTGACTTACTAACAAGTAATGGAAACTAAGCAAGCTGCTCAGTTTCTAAAGGGCCGAATGGCCATTGGTCATTGGAACTAAAAATGAAGGAACCCTCAGGAGAATATCAAAAGGAAGAGTTTTGAATGGTCCCAAAAGCTCATATAGACAGGATCCCACTGAGAACTCTTGACCTCTGACAAAATGTGATGGGGGCCTTGCACCTCCTGGATGTGAGTTTCGACAAAAAACTGGGactcttttcttcagttccgTCAACAGCACCCTAGTCTGCCGATCCAGAAGTCCGATGTTCGACAAGCCACGCCATTCTGAAACTTGAGGCGCTTAGTGTCTGTGCAAATGTGAGGATCCTGGACAGTGTTGCTTCTACAGAGCAACAATAAGAGGATACTTTGACCTTCTAAGGTTTTTAGACAGGTACACGCTAATTATGTcataatacagtaatccctcttttttcgcggttaattggtaccagacacACCCACGAAAAGGGAAAAACTGTGAAGTAGGGGTaaatgtcgttttttttctttttaatcgcttcataggtccttgtctTGCTGGAGATTCCGCATTATACCCGATTAATGCagcttcccgctacagtactgtactaatgtatgctaacgtttttcttcttttttttatttatgtattttgcttcattggtccatgttgtTGCGCCGGGGATGGCGCATTACTACGTAgggattggtttttttttttgtgggggaggcGGGGTCATAAATCCACGATGTACTCAATCCGTGATAGGTGATCCACGAAGTAGAGAGGAATTACTGTATTGCTAATTTTCTGCTTTATCCAAAGTTGAGGACTGAACGTTGCTTGGCCTGTTAGAACCTGTCTTCTGTTTCAGGAGTTTCACAAAATGCCCAGGACTATGGGGAACACCAGACTGGGGAGTTTTCTAGTGGTTTCAATTAATCCACATGTTGTTAAATTGGCAGAAGGAGATGGCGGGAGGGGGAGGGTTATTGGACTCCCTTTACCTCTACTACCAACTCTACCTTTTGGTTTGGGGGTTTCTGCTCCAACTGCCACCAAACACCTTGCGACTACAGCTACAACTGGCTgcttcagcaatggaggcgtggaCTACGGCCATTTTGCAGACTCgggcaaatgttttcatttatacATACAGAATGCCTTGGCCACGTCTGTTCAACTTTCCTCATCTGATCTTACTGACCACATGGTCGCACTGTAACAAACTAAACAATTTCCCATTTTCTATGATGCGTACCTTGTTCAGGGTCTTGGGCAACGGGAACTTCTCCCAGCTGACAAGAACCTGGACTGGTTCCCTGCCCATCTGATGGCACATACTGCGTACTGCACTGCATCTGAAAACCCGGGAGTCTGTCAAGTGCATAACTACTCCATTAGTGAATACTATTGTTCGGAATCTCATATATTTCTTACCTTCTTTTGATCATTACTTCATACCTTTCTAGAGTATTTTCTTGTGTGATTGTACTAGAATGTTTGAATGAAGGTGAAGTGATGTTACTTAAGAAAGCATCAATTGCTACACAGACTGACCTCATCTCTGCAAGCGGACCAGTGAGTGGGTTGTCTCTGCGGCCTTATcgccttgcatttgaaaaacacAGCTGCCTGCCTttaatgacagtttttttttttttttttaattcatgtttgGGAGAAGGGAGTTGGTCTGGGCGTCATTCTGCCCTGGGCAGTTAGCGACACTGAGAAATAGATGTGCAACAGGAGCGAGCAGGAGGCAGCCACTCAGGCAAAGTCCTTCTCAGGGGTAGGTCGTATCATGTCTCTTTTATTGCAGTACTATTTGCTGACATAGTTTTACTAATAACAACTCCGATGTGTTTTCTCACAGTTGCTCTATGTCTTGGCTCTGCTGGCTCTCCACTGGCCGGTGGCCCTCCTCAGCCCCGCTGGTGCTCCTGGCGTGGTTTGTGTCCAGGCAGCCGGGCCTCAGGGTGGGTCAAGCGCTGACTTGTCCTCGGTGGGCAACGCCGGCTAAGCGGGGGCTTTTCCAGGATGGAGACGTAGTGATCGGTGGACTCTTTAGTCTCCGCTACAATCCTCCCCCCGTAGACTTCGACTTTACTGCCGAGCCAGAATATAAAGAATGCACCGGGTACAACTTGGACATTCACCCTTTTATAATTATTATGCATTTATTTGGGGTTTTATATCCATGGTATTGAGTGTTTATTGTACTGCAATGACAACCATTTCAAGAGCTGGATAAACGTTTTGCCTTTCTTAAAATAATGACGCTCAAGTTTAATTGAATACAATGTTTATTGAATTTCGAAGACATAGTACAGTTTACACAGTGTGCAGTTAATGCACAGTTCATGCTCAACTCATCATGTGAAATGTCGTCTTGTTCTCTCCACCACAGTTTAGAGCAACTCCCCTTACAGTACGTTTACTCCATGGTGTTTGCCGTGGAGGAGATTAACCAGAGTCCTCACCTGCTGCCGGGCGTGACGCTGGGCTATCACATCCACGACAGCTGTGCTTTGCACCCGTGGGCGACCCGGGCAGCCCTTTCGCTGGTGAGCGGCGACAGCAGCACCTGCACCCCTGGGGCGGCACCACTGGCCCTTTCGGAAGAAGGGGATGAGAAAGGTACAACCAAAAGGCATAAAAGCACCattgtgttgtatttatttattgattgttAAAATAATGCCTCATTAGGTGTCCCACTGATCATTGGCGGTGCTTCATCGAAAACGGCCATGATACTCTCCAGAGTGCTGGGACCACTCTCTGTGCCTTTAGTAAGCTCATTTAATTACTTTTAAGATGACCTCTATCAATATAAATCGGTTATAGTTTTGGGTAGTGTAGAATTGCACTGCGTCATACTGAGAATTATAATTTGTTTGTATGGGAGTGTGCTGCATAAAATTGGGAGTTAGTGACTTAGTTATTGAATTCAATGataaggaaaaaaacatctaaatagtaaaatattttttaaaaattgaaaactgaAAACATAAATGACAAagctaaaataataaattacagAATtgcaaccaaacaaaacaattcaagATAATCTATATTTTTGTCAGATTTTGAAGTGTAAATTTAATATaatgaacaaaacaacacaaacatacatacaaacatggTCAAGGTTTATTATCCAatattttaagaattttttttgtccgcTTGAAAAGAtcaaagttcatttattttgtgaaatgtctttttgaatgaaatgaaatttctttttgaatgctgaaatatacatatataaatatatatttaaaaaaaaatatcaaatcttTCAAATCTTTTAGATCATTAACGTATATTTTTCTTGCTAGATGAGCTATCAGTCGAGCTGCCCCTGTTTAAGTGACAGGCGTCAGTTTCCCAATTTCTTCAGAACCATCCCCAGTGACATTTTCCAAGCGCGGGCCATTGCCAGCCTCGCCATATACTTCAAGTGGACCTGGATCGGAGCCGTGGTCGCAAACAATGACTACGGTCTGGAAGCTGTCAAGGTGAATCCGAGATCCAATATAAGAGCTGCATCATGAATTCTATTAATAAAGCTCAGTTTTGAGAAGTACAAATTTAATGTGGTTTGTAGCGGTGTACAGCTGCACTTTATCAAAGTAGGggtaaattattattgttattattatttttattggccACCAGGTGTTCCGGGAAGAGACCCAGGAGTCGGGAGTGTGTATGGCCTTCGTGGAGACTCTGAGGAGGGAAAAGATCAAGAATGATGCCAGGAGAGCGGCCCTCGCCATTAAGGCGTCAAGCGCCAAAGTGATCCTGATCTTTACGTGGTACACCGACGTCAGGGAACTGTTTCTGCAACTGGCCGAAATGAATGTGAGATACAAACAGCATCACAAAAGCATAAGCCTAGTATGTGATCCTTTTGTGTTCTCGCTAACAATCAGGTGACTGACAGGCAGTTTCTAGCCAGCGAGGCCTGGAGCACCAGCGGTAATCTCCTCCAGAACCCCGTCACCTCAAAAGTGGCGACCGGAGTCCTGGGTACAGCCGTTCGAAGCTCCCCGATCGCCGGATTTGAAGATTACCTCCGAAGTTTGAACCCTTCTCTCCGGCCAGATGATGAcattttgaggaaattctgggaGAAACAGTTCGCGTGTAGGCCTCAGGTTTCCAAAAACACCACCATGTCTGATCGGTGGGCATCCCTACCCCCGTGCGGAGGGGAGGAATCCCTGGAGAGTGTGGATAATCTCTTTACTGACACCTCCCAGCTACGACAGGCCTATAACGTCTACCTGGCTGTTTACGCCGCAGCTCACGCCCTCCACGACCACCTCGGCTGCCGCAACACTCGCGCCGTCCTACGAGatggcagctccatctgctCCTCCCCCAGAAACGTCAAACCTGCTGAGgtaaacacattttattcaGAGATTTAGATCCTATCTGAAATTACAGTCATGTGGTCAAGCAACTTGGGCTGACTGATATTGTGCCAAACATTTCATCAAATGGAGACTGTGTATCGTGAAGGGTTTTCATTATCCCCCGCGGCCCGAGTGCTATTTTACTCACTTTCCAGCACTACGTAGCATGTTCCAATATCATAATTTATATTACTGCaattgaataataaataataaatactaaaataataaaaacaataataaaaaatacaaaactgcaCAAGTAGAAaccattaaaaatacacatacattttctatccagataaatgaaaacaaaataaataataaatcaacAATAGCATAATATTGAtattcaaataataaaacaaaattgagatatttgtaaatattgtaaaaattaatgttaataatcaaacaaataaatatgaatgtacATGATCAGAAATTAAAAGAAGTAAATATATTCAAATTAAATCATACAATTGTCAAACAGTGATTATTCGTCAATGTATTTAAATGAAAGTAATAAatcagaaaaacagaaaaataagagAAAATTTCCCAAATGTtacaatttgttaaaaaaatcaaattaacttaaaaagtaacaaaataaaaagaaatacatatataaaacacatatataaaaataaagaatgaaaatgacattataaaaataatacacacagtatatatatatataaatgaataaatatacccacacagtatatgtgtgtgtgtatttatatattttttatttatgtcattttcataatgacattatttttattacgtaattttcattctttatttttatatatgtattttatatatgtattcctttttattttgttacttttaaaattaattagatttacttttaaaattaattaattctatttttgtaaaaattgtaaCATTTGGGAAATTAAATACATTGACTAAtaatatagtgtgtgtgtgtgtgtgtgtatatatatatatatatatatatatatatatatatatatatatatatacacacacacacacaatgacgcTTTTGAAGATACTTGGGTTAGTCTTTAAAATTTGTGGCAAAATGTCTCCTTTCAGCTGCTGCAGCACTTAAATGAGGTCAACTTCACCACACCACAGGGGGAAAGGCTTTATTTCCAAGGGGCCGACATCCCCGCTAAGTACGACCTGGTCAACTGGCAGATGACCCCCGACGGCTCTCTGAAGCTGGTTTTGATCGGCCGAGTGGACGGCTATGAAATCCACATAAATGACACGGCTGTGCAATGGAGTTCAGCATCCAGTCAGGTGTGTCAAAGAAACCCATTTCTTGAAAATGTTGATACCCCCATGACATGAGTGTACAATTTGACGCCTCCAGGTCCCCACTTCAGTGTGCAGTGAGAATTGCCCTCCTGGTAGCAGGGTGGCGACCAGGAAAGGAGAACCCGTCTGCTGCTTTGACTGCATTCCGTGTCCTGAAGGGGAGATCAGCAACTCGACTAGTGAGGCAACACCTGTACGTAGTTCGCACGCTGTTCAAGTTCTGATCCCTTTTCTTGATGTCTTCCAGACTCGCCCAATTGTGAGCGTTGTCCAGTGGAATTTTGGTCCAACACGGAGCACACAGTCTGTATTCTCCGCCAGCTGGACTTCCTGTCTTTCAACGAGACCTTAGGCATCACTCTCACCGCGGTAGCCATGTCGGGCACGGTAGTGACCACCGCTGTCTTTGTGGTCTTTCTCTACTACAGACACACACCTATGGTAAGATGCTATGGGATGACATTTCAATCCACTTTTCAGCTCAAGTTTCACTTCCTGCGACGTTtgagacgttaaaaaaaaaaaaaatcttaatgtgACTGCTATAATGCAGTGCttctaaaattaaaatacaatagaGGGGGAAATAAACAGTTTACTTCATGGTTCTCTTATTGAATGACAACTGACAGGGCATTGAATTGATTCTAATTGGACTGGGTCACCACTAGGGTGTCAACACAGGGTCCGGGGGCCAGTACGAGCCTGCCTCCTCATTTTATGGAGGCAggcttttattttatattttttgtccaTCCTTCAGGTCCGGGCCAACAATTCCGAACTGAGCTTCTTGCTGCTCTTGTCGCTCAAACTCTGTTTCCTGTGCTCGCTGTTGTTCATCGGCCGCCCGTCCTCGTGGTCCTGTCGCTTCCAGCAGGCCGCCTTCGGCATCAGTTTTGTCCTCTCCGTGTCCTGCGTGCAAGTAAAGACCATCGTCGTGCTGGCGGCCTTCCGCTCGGCCCGGCCTGGCGCCGGAGCCTTGATGAAGTGGTTCGGTCCGGGCCAACAGAGAGGAAGTGTCTGCGTGTTCACCTGTGTACAGGTCAGCTTCTAAATTAAGACTTCTTTTTCTCTGTACTACTCACACTGAGCAAAGAATATTATGCTTCTGGATGAAATTTTATGCTGAACTATAACTTTTACAGGTCAGCTTAATTTGTTATGTCTCGCGCTGAAACGATGAATCGCATGAGTCAAATAATTCACCATTTTGAGGCTTCAAAAAGGAAATGGCTAATGAGCTTTGGGTGTCACGAGCAGGTTGCAAAAAGACACAGAGGGACTGCAAGAGTCACAAAGTAAACATCgttggacacttttttttccattcatctcctttgagaaaaaaagaaaaaagtcctgAAACATTCAACAGTTGACTTGTGTGTTCAAAAAAGGATCGATTTTAGTCCATTTTAGGTTGATCCGGAATTTTCACCCAAAAGCTGAATATCCgtaactttttgtgagtagtgtattaccctgaggttttttttccccaatcagatcatcatctgtataatttggctgtccctcaaccCCCCTGAGCCGAAAGCAGTCTTTGATACCCCGGGGTTGAAGGTCACCCTGAAGTGCGACATGGCCTCAGCGGTGGgcttttttctgattttgggTTACATCGGCCTGCTGGCCTGCACCTGCCTACTGCTGGCGTTTCTCGCCAGAAAATTGCCCGACAACTTCAACGAGGCCAAGCTGATAACCTTCAGCATGCTCATCTTCTGCGCCGTGTGGGTGGCCTTCGTGCCTGCTTACGTCAGCTCGCCTGGGAAGTACATGGTCGCTGTGGAGGTCTTTGCCATCCTGGCCTCCAGCTATGGCTTACTACTTTGCATTTTTGCCCCAAAGTGTTTTATCATTCTTTTGAGGCCAGAGAAAAACACCAAGAAACACTTGATGGCGagatagaagaaaaaaacacaacaaaagaaaTGTGTTCTGAAAGCAAACACATGTATGCATCGTTGTTTAGGATTTGCCCAACTGGACCTTAAgcagaaatacacattttaccatataaaaaatgtttcatgtagTAAGTTGTGCTATTTTCATGACAACCTCCACTTTTGTCTTCGTCTGTTTTTGGctttaaaaaagatttttattgcCATGATGTCTGCAATTTTAAGGGGCTTTCCTATTGTAATACAACTGatctgtatgaaaaaaattctttttatgTCTGCCCCCACCGTTAATAAAATCCTGGATCAATAAACAGCCATGCATAACCCAAGTTTTGTACTGTctctctatatatttttttttatcttcagatGTAAAATATGCCAGTTTTGTGGAATTTCCAAGTTATTAGAATGGCAGCTGTACAGACTGCATAACTTTAAAACTAGCAATgccacttttgaaaatgtaatactaGTTTGAATAATTTAAACATAGATCAGTACGAATCCAATGAGCTTCGTCCAATGCAAGCAATACAGTATAAATACGGTGATTGACCAGACTATTTCAACCCCTTTGTGATTAAAGTtagcaaatgtaaaaaatgtaaactagGTTTTGTATCCATTTGTGACCACCTGGGGCAATATTGTTTGCGTGCCTGCGTTGATAAATTATTAATCGTGGAAGTCAAAATCTGGATCAGTCAATCGATCTTGAAAGGTTCCTCTCCTTATTGGAAAGCCACATTTAACATAAATATTGACTTAAGTCCTCTTTTTCTGTTGAACACCCTAACTTAGGCCATGGCCGACTTTTGCCGACACCCCCGTTCCTGGTTACTCCCTTGGTCATAGTTTTTTTCTTggtcacaatttttttggtaACGCTGCATAGAAAGAGAGAAGCAAGCTATTGTGTcgattatttgtaaaaaaaaaataaacaaacaaaaaaatcccccaagACATTCAGCACAATAACAATGGAAAGTAGCTGAGTTTTCAAATAGAGTGCAGTGATCAGATAAGCTAGCAATTAGCCTATCttcttccacccccccccccttaaaagtCGGCAGAGTCAAAATTAGTTGGCACAGTGAAATTAATATTATTTACACTTTGGAGGCAAActgaatggaaataaaatatcAGCTTATAAATGATTTATTCATCATAGTTCAGATATTTAAAAACGTAACATGAATATTAAAACATTCAGGTGTGTCATCAGAAAGTGCAATTCTCTTCTAACTGTGCTTATGTGATGTTTCAGTGGCTCGGCCCATGATGGCTTTCTTTGTGTTTCTCTCTGGTCTCACCAGGATTATGTAGCATTTGGGTCCAAATAGCGCCACCAAGAGGCCAAAACTGGAGGCCAAGATGGCAAAGACCTCCACCGCGTCTGCATACTTTCCCGGAGAGTTGATGTAAGCCGGGACAAATGCGACCCACACCGCACAAAAGATCAACATACTAAAGGTAATCATTTTAGCCTCGTTGAAGTTGTCGGGCAGATTCCTGACCATGAATGCAAGCAGGAAACTGAGGATAGCCAGTATACCTATATAGCCCAGCAGTATTGAAAAACTCACAGTGGACCCAACCACACACTCATACACAATCTTATCTTTGTGGTATTCGGTGTTTTTATGTGGACTCGGCGAGGCAGAAATGATCCAAGCAGTGCAGACAATGCCCTGAATGCAAGTCAGAGCCAAAATGGTGGCTCTCTGCTTCATGGCACCAAACCATTTGAGACTGGCTCCTCCTCCTGGTTTGGAGGCCCTGAACACAGCCAGAACCACCATGGTTTTAACCAGGATGGAGGACACACAGAGGACAAAGCTGATACCAAACACCACGTGCCTCATCTGGCATGTCCACAATCTGGGATGGCCGATGAAGAGCAGTGAACAGAGGAAGCACAATTTGAGCGATATCAGTAGCAGGAAACTGAGTTGGGAATTGTTGGCCCGTACAATGGGTGTGCTGCGATGGTACATGAAAATCCCCAGAACAACAGCGCAGATTAACGTGCCCAGTAAAGAGAAGCTCGTCAAGCAGATACCAAGTGGGTCATGGTAAGAGAGGAACTCTGTTTTCTTTGGGACACAGCGGTCACGCTGAGGATTGGACCAGAAATCCTCAGGACAACTGGAGCACTCCATGGAGTCTGCACAAACAGTAGAGGATTACAAACATTTGAAGTATGGTCGTTCCATAATGACTTTAGGGGAAGGTTTACAAGAGACTTTGCATCAGTGCTGACTGTATAGAAAGCTCTGCGGCTGTCCGAATAGTCAGTCAAATCCAGAAATAAAATCAACAGGCACATCTTTCTGTTTGTACAAAGGTAAGCAATATACTTGTATTATGCTGCTGTTAGCGTCTTAACCAAAATGTGGGACTGACTGAGGCTTTAGCTAGCTAAACTAACAAGGCTAGCTACATAATCCTGGTTGCAATGTTTGTTCAAGCTAATGGCTTTAAATCGAGAGCTAACCAACTTGACATGGGTCAACATTTCTCCTTAACATAGTCCTGTTCTCTGCCTTGTGTGTGAGCTTTATGTATTAGCTTCcatcttaatttattttttcttcttttgtgtggCCAATTTCTCTTGTCAGTTTGACATAGTGGGTGTAACCTTCTAGGGAAAACTACAGCAATCGAAATGTAATTTTCATGTATCCTCCTTGTGTGTCTCCTTTGGCCGAGCCAAGGACTCTGTGAAGCAAAAAGAAGAGTAACAGGTTCTGTTAAATGTTTGGATAACGTGTCTCACAAGTCGTTCAccatgagaaaaatgacatGGAGAAGACTCACTAAATAAAGCTAGTATATATCTCCAATTTCTTCTTCCACTATATTGAACCTGCATATTTGTGATTTGGCATTCTTGAATTTGGCAATTTTGGATATGAGGAAGGAAACCTATCTTCCGTTATTCATAAAAGTATTGCTTTGCCACCATTTTTAGAATTTAGGTGCTATTGTCAATCGAATGTATTGATGGTGCTTTTTCGTCTGCAATTGAGAGATCCTTTTTGTTCACCTTCAAAGTGAAACTTAATTGTTTTTGCGTCACATTCATTGAGTCTACCAATAGGTGTCGTCTACTGTGCCAACAATTATTATTGTGTGGAAAAGCTAAAAGATGAGTTATGCTATTTGTGCAAAGTCCATATTTGTGCTGATGTGTGATGTCATGCCAGTTTTGGGCTAGCGTGGTATTTAGGCTAGTATGCTAGCTAATGCTAACGATGAGCCTCATGTGAAGGTGGTTTGCTGAATAATGTAATTACTGACCCGTATTGTTTCTATATCACGGGGTTCCTGATTCTAGATGTATGTTGTTGATAATTTCCTGATTGAGTCTTAATCGTACGCTATTCCCTTTGCTGATTATATGCAGGtgtagtttgcatttttttatagcTATATTGGGGGGCCGGTTGCCACACGGCACCATGTTTCCTCTCACCGGTATTATCTTAGCTACCTTAaggcagtggtccccaaccaccgggccgtggatcaattggtaccgGGCCACCAAAGAAATAATCAATTAGTTTTgttgtattcattatccaagtctgaacttctggagttttattttgaaaaatgattctCTTGGTTACAGTTCGGTCACTTCAGCGCCAAAATTTACCGCCACAAGCTtgcaaaataagtaaaaaaacacGTATTTGGAAAATTTCTTTTCGAAGGGGAAAAGGCTCAGTGAAGCGATAGAAAAATAGCATACAACTTCCAAGAAAGGCAAATTAACAACATCAAAGCACATGTCCTTAACTCTCACCCTTTTGAGGAGATGGATGCCACGTACAGATGGTTTCTCTTTTACACGGAAATAAGTTATCCAGAGTGAAGAGTGTTTGAATTACGAGGGGCGCTTCAAAGAATTCTCTCAGAAAAAAGAAGTCGCCACTAGCACTACATTTCCGTGACGAGCCATGGGTCGCAAAACTGGCTTACT encodes the following:
- the LOC133504845 gene encoding extracellular calcium-sensing receptor; protein product: MVFAVEEINQSPHLLPGVTLGYHIHDSCALHPWATRAALSLVSGDSSTCTPGAAPLALSEEGDEKGVPLIIGGASSKTAMILSRVLGPLSVPLMSYQSSCPCLSDRRQFPNFFRTIPSDIFQARAIASLAIYFKWTWIGAVVANNDYGLEAVKVFREETQESGVCMAFVETLRREKIKNDARRAALAIKASSAKVILIFTWYTDVRELFLQLAEMNVTDRQFLASEAWSTSGNLLQNPVTSKVATGVLGTAVRSSPIAGFEDYLRSLNPSLRPDDDILRKFWEKQFACRPQVSKNTTMSDRWASLPPCGGEESLESVDNLFTDTSQLRQAYNVYLAVYAAAHALHDHLGCRNTRAVLRDGSSICSSPRNVKPAELLQHLNEVNFTTPQGERLYFQGADIPAKYDLVNWQMTPDGSLKLVLIGRVDGYEIHINDTAVQWSSASSQVPTSVCSENCPPGSRVATRKGEPVCCFDCIPCPEGEISNSTNSPNCERCPVEFWSNTEHTVCILRQLDFLSFNETLGITLTAVAMSGTVVTTAVFVVFLYYRHTPMVRANNSELSFLLLLSLKLCFLCSLLFIGRPSSWSCRFQQAAFGISFVLSVSCVQVKTIVVLAAFRSARPGAGALMKWFGPGQQRGSVCVFTCVQIIICIIWLSLNPPEPKAVFDTPGLKVTLKCDMASAVGFFLILGYIGLLACTCLLLAFLARKLPDNFNEAKLITFSMLIFCAVWVAFVPAYVSSPGKYMVAVEVFAILASSYGLLLCIFAPKCFIILLRPEKNTKKHLMAR